The proteins below come from a single Asanoa ferruginea genomic window:
- a CDS encoding AfsR/SARP family transcriptional regulator, with amino-acid sequence MDFYVLGRLQMRNGGCAYTLRRTKPKIVLAVLLAHADQPVSTDRIMRELWGERPPQSAAANLYTYVCSIRGLLTAGRSKAKILTGAAGYVLNVEDDCLDALRYRRLAARGRAQLRDGDLRSGVALLGQAARLWRGRPLADLPATPEVEQWVEILEEQHRSLLRDWTDGRLRLGQNEELVGELRAGVAADPMCERLYVQLMLALYRSGRVAEALEAYRDVRRLLAAELGLEPGPELTGLQGAILCRDPSLANGDLSTWLTGCHG; translated from the coding sequence ATGGATTTCTATGTGCTGGGCCGCCTCCAGATGCGAAACGGCGGTTGCGCTTACACCCTGCGTCGGACGAAACCGAAGATCGTGCTGGCGGTCCTGCTCGCCCACGCCGATCAGCCCGTCTCCACCGACCGGATCATGCGCGAGCTGTGGGGTGAGCGACCGCCGCAGTCAGCCGCCGCGAACCTCTACACCTACGTCTGCTCGATCCGCGGTCTGCTGACCGCGGGCCGGTCGAAAGCCAAGATCCTCACCGGCGCGGCGGGCTACGTGCTGAACGTCGAGGACGACTGCCTGGACGCCCTGCGCTACCGGCGTCTCGCCGCCCGTGGCCGCGCGCAGCTACGCGACGGAGACCTGCGGAGCGGCGTCGCGCTGCTCGGGCAGGCGGCGCGGCTGTGGCGGGGCAGGCCGCTGGCCGACCTTCCGGCCACCCCGGAGGTCGAGCAGTGGGTCGAAATTCTGGAGGAGCAGCACCGGTCGTTGCTCCGGGACTGGACCGACGGCCGGCTGCGCCTCGGCCAGAACGAGGAACTCGTCGGCGAACTGCGGGCCGGCGTGGCGGCGGATCCCATGTGCGAGCGGCTCTACGTCCAACTCATGCTCGCGCTCTACCGATCCGGACGGGTGGCCGAAGCGCTGGAGGCCTATCGCGACGTGCGCCGGCTCCTGGCCGCCGAGTTGGGCCTCGAACCCGGTCCTGAGCTGACCGGCCTCCAGGGTGCCATCCTCTGCCGCGACCCATCGCTGGCCAATGGCGATCTGAGCACGTGGCTGACCGGCTGTCATGGCTAG
- a CDS encoding BTAD domain-containing putative transcriptional regulator, which yields MGITSEDGGFGELLRVSRRAVSISQQQLADRVGLSVTAVRDLEQGRTRRPRRGIVDAMVAALELTADTAAAFRDAASDRPRPVPAPSGPLRVQVLGPLTVSRGATPVRVGRGRRRALLGRLALSPNSTVSTADLIDLLWGADPPPDPAQAVQTHLSRLRAALRADDAGPVRTVARTAGGYQLNLSDDQLDLADFRRQVRRARAAEPGQALAVLDDALGLWRGSVLPDIPELRLHPLSTGVLDEYIGAMLLHTDLALAGGQAERSLPRLRELAAANPLHEPLHARLMAVLAASNLQAAALEVYADIRRRLVEDLGIEPGTALVEAHRRVLRQETGASDTAGGRSGPPAQLPAGVPSFAGRADALAWLDGLLRADQRVGAVSGTAGVGKTTLAVHWAHRVSDQFPDGTLYVNLHGFDPGGRPLDPADAVRDFLDAFGVPAARIPQGLDARAAQYRGLIRGRRMLVVLDNARDAEQARPLLPGTPTAVVVVTSRDQLTGLVVAEGARPFHLDLMSPTESYDLLTGRLGPQRLRCEPEVAQRIVAVCTGLPLALAIVAARAQQTGFPLAAVATELGGVSRPLDALDGGDAATRLRAVLSSSYRALTPSAARLLRLLGLHPGGTVALPAAASLAGVPATVARDLLTELTRASLLTEPNPGRFALHDLLRAYASELAFDEETPSARTAAFTRLLDHYLHTAAEADRQLSPSRRPCVIPFGEPVPGATVGQVDDPVSWFTAERSNLMAVLDRARDPDVARQAWQLAWAVDSALERQGHWSELAHAWRLALSIATALPDLRAQAFAQRRLAQACTLLGRDAEADAHLGQALRLYEDAADDAGQAIVHHSLSCVYEQRHDFERALHHAEHALSYARPSGDESVQALALNAIGWCHAQLGQHAEALAHCQRALLLLDPSDHRAQADTWDSIGFACHHLGRLDEAVHAYEQALTLARQAGARHLEGTVLSHLGDTHLAAGDPAAARVVWKPALDILHSIDAPAADDLRERLNRR from the coding sequence GTGGGCATCACTTCGGAAGACGGTGGCTTCGGCGAGTTGTTGCGGGTGTCGCGCCGGGCGGTGTCGATCAGCCAGCAGCAGCTCGCGGATCGGGTCGGGCTGAGCGTGACCGCCGTCCGCGATCTCGAGCAGGGACGCACGCGCCGGCCTCGGCGGGGGATCGTGGACGCGATGGTCGCCGCGCTGGAGCTGACCGCGGACACGGCCGCGGCGTTCCGGGATGCGGCCAGCGACCGGCCGCGACCCGTGCCGGCGCCGTCGGGTCCGTTGCGGGTGCAGGTGCTGGGACCTCTGACGGTGAGCCGGGGAGCGACCCCGGTGCGGGTGGGTCGGGGGCGGCGGCGGGCTTTGCTCGGCCGCTTGGCGCTGTCACCCAACAGCACGGTGTCGACGGCCGATCTGATCGACCTGCTCTGGGGTGCCGATCCGCCGCCGGATCCGGCCCAGGCGGTGCAGACCCACCTGTCCCGGCTGCGGGCCGCGCTCCGGGCCGACGACGCCGGTCCGGTGCGGACGGTGGCCCGGACGGCGGGCGGCTATCAGCTCAACCTGAGCGACGACCAGCTCGACCTGGCCGACTTCCGTCGTCAGGTGCGCCGGGCCCGCGCGGCCGAGCCGGGTCAGGCGCTCGCGGTGCTCGACGACGCGCTCGGCCTTTGGCGCGGGAGCGTCCTGCCCGACATCCCGGAGTTGCGGCTGCATCCGCTGAGCACCGGCGTGCTCGACGAATACATCGGGGCGATGCTCCTGCACACCGACCTCGCGCTGGCGGGCGGGCAAGCCGAACGCAGCCTGCCGCGCCTGCGCGAGCTGGCGGCAGCCAATCCGCTGCACGAGCCGTTGCATGCCCGGCTGATGGCGGTGCTCGCGGCCAGCAACCTCCAGGCCGCCGCTCTGGAGGTCTATGCCGACATCCGCCGCCGCCTCGTCGAGGATCTCGGGATCGAGCCCGGCACCGCGCTGGTCGAGGCGCACCGGCGGGTTCTCCGGCAGGAGACCGGCGCGTCGGACACTGCCGGCGGCCGGTCCGGCCCGCCGGCGCAGCTTCCCGCCGGCGTCCCCTCGTTCGCCGGCCGGGCCGACGCCCTCGCCTGGCTCGACGGCCTGTTGCGGGCAGACCAACGGGTCGGTGCGGTGTCCGGCACGGCCGGCGTCGGCAAGACCACCCTGGCCGTGCACTGGGCGCATCGGGTGTCCGACCAGTTTCCGGACGGCACGTTGTATGTCAACCTGCACGGCTTCGACCCCGGCGGCCGGCCACTGGATCCCGCCGACGCGGTGCGGGACTTCCTCGACGCGTTCGGCGTTCCCGCCGCCAGAATCCCGCAGGGCCTCGACGCCCGGGCAGCGCAATACCGCGGCCTCATCCGGGGCCGCCGGATGCTCGTCGTGTTGGACAACGCCCGCGATGCCGAGCAGGCCCGCCCGCTGCTGCCGGGCACGCCGACGGCTGTCGTCGTCGTCACCAGCCGCGACCAGTTGACCGGGCTGGTCGTGGCCGAGGGTGCGCGCCCGTTCCACCTCGACCTGATGTCGCCTACCGAGTCCTACGACCTGCTGACCGGTCGGCTCGGCCCGCAACGGTTGCGGTGCGAGCCGGAGGTGGCGCAGCGGATCGTTGCGGTCTGCACCGGGCTGCCGCTCGCGCTGGCGATCGTCGCCGCCCGCGCCCAGCAGACAGGGTTCCCGCTGGCGGCGGTGGCCACTGAGCTGGGCGGCGTCAGCCGGCCACTGGACGCGCTGGACGGCGGAGACGCCGCCACCCGGCTCCGAGCGGTCCTCTCGTCGTCATACCGCGCGCTCACGCCCTCGGCCGCGCGCCTCCTGCGCTTGCTCGGCCTGCACCCCGGCGGCACCGTCGCGCTCCCCGCGGCGGCCAGCCTGGCCGGTGTTCCCGCGACCGTCGCGCGCGACCTGCTGACCGAGCTCACCCGCGCCTCGCTGCTCACCGAACCCAACCCGGGTCGCTTCGCACTACACGATCTGCTGCGCGCGTACGCCAGCGAACTCGCGTTTGACGAGGAAACCCCCAGTGCGCGGACAGCGGCGTTCACCCGGCTTCTCGACCATTACCTGCACACCGCCGCCGAGGCTGACCGCCAGCTCAGCCCGTCGCGCCGGCCCTGTGTGATCCCGTTCGGCGAGCCGGTGCCGGGCGCCACGGTCGGCCAGGTCGACGATCCCGTCTCGTGGTTCACCGCCGAGCGATCCAACCTTATGGCGGTGCTCGACCGCGCCCGCGACCCCGACGTGGCCCGGCAGGCCTGGCAGCTCGCGTGGGCGGTCGACTCCGCCCTCGAACGCCAAGGCCACTGGTCGGAACTCGCGCATGCGTGGCGCCTGGCGCTCTCCATCGCGACGGCGCTGCCCGACCTGCGGGCGCAGGCGTTCGCGCAGCGCCGGCTCGCACAGGCGTGCACGCTGCTCGGGCGCGACGCCGAGGCCGACGCCCACCTGGGCCAGGCCTTGCGGCTCTACGAAGACGCCGCCGACGACGCCGGTCAGGCCATCGTCCATCATTCACTGTCCTGTGTATACGAACAGCGGCACGACTTCGAGCGCGCACTGCACCACGCCGAGCACGCATTGTCATACGCGCGACCGAGCGGCGACGAGAGCGTGCAGGCCCTCGCGCTCAACGCCATCGGCTGGTGTCATGCCCAACTCGGCCAGCACGCCGAGGCGTTGGCCCACTGCCAGCGCGCTCTGCTGCTCCTGGACCCGAGCGACCACCGGGCCCAGGCAGACACCTGGGACTCCATCGGCTTCGCCTGTCACCACCTCGGGCGCCTCGACGAGGCCGTGCACGCCTACGAGCAGGCGCTGACGCTGGCCCGCCAGGCCGGCGCCCGCCACCTCGAGGGGACCGTGCTGAGCCATCTCGGCGACACCCACCTCGCTGCGGGCGACCCCGCGGCGGCCCGGGTCGTCTGGAAGCCGGCCCTGGACATCCTGCACAGCATCGACGCGCCCGCGGCCGACGATCTACGCGAGCGGCTCAACCGGCGATGA
- a CDS encoding AfsR/SARP family transcriptional regulator, giving the protein MTGRMDFRLLGPIEVWAAGNRVPLHGARQERVLAALLLDADRPVSIPRLVDIVWDERPPATARRQVQDVVSRLRSVLTAAGAPAGTIRAAREAYQLTLTGHRYDERTFGELAARAEDLAARSPEDAVALLVEALALWRGAPLAGLEGAGLRDAVTALNARRLAVVERRWELELQLGRHEPAAEELSSLLAAHPFRERIAILLMAALAGQGRRAEALTVYQQVRRTFAEELGVDPGPELQAAHGALLRGDRAASAEAPEASRRHSPPAHLPADVAGFTGREAELARLDTLVGSIEARASDGRDATATLVCAISGTAGVGKTALAVHWSHRVRDRFPDGQLYLDLRGFDPSGAPVTVAEAVRSLLAALGIPAQSIPTGSAAQSLLLRTELADRRVLILLDNAHDTEQVRPLLPGAAGCLVVVTSRNRLTGLVASNAALAVHLDVLTDAESRSLLAHRLGAARVAREPQIVTELIHAAARLPLALVIMAARATERARYPLAQLRSELADAGDRLDTLTGGDPLTDVRAVFSWSYRAMTPAAARMFRSLGTIPGPDIGVAAAASLVGVPPRQARALIDELVDAHLLSEHGPYRYAPHDLLRAYAAELSTAHDDPAERHLQLRRLLDHYLHSAHAALHLLFERIEPLALPEPTAGTTPGRPADPAAALAWFTAERPALLAAVRHAHTVGLDTHVWHLARTMDDFLDLRGHWDDWLTVQSLALDSARRLADPHMQAYSERRLGRCNAQINQFDEAEDHYREALRLYVRLGDQTGQASTHFSRSWMRSTQGRKRDALDEIAGALDLYRAAGHQLGEARALNALAWALAQLGDLQQALVHGAQALTLNQKLGDAYGEAAIWDTLGYTHHHLGDHREALACYRQGLDLFRHAGDRYNEADVLTHRGGTHLAAGDIDAARADWQAALEILTALGHPHAAELRVRLADVDAG; this is encoded by the coding sequence TTGACCGGTCGTATGGACTTCCGCCTGCTCGGTCCGATCGAGGTTTGGGCAGCCGGAAACCGGGTTCCGCTGCACGGTGCGCGCCAGGAGCGGGTCCTCGCCGCGTTGCTTCTCGACGCCGACCGTCCGGTGTCGATACCGCGACTGGTCGACATCGTCTGGGACGAGCGGCCACCGGCCACCGCCCGCCGTCAGGTGCAAGACGTCGTGTCCCGGCTGCGATCGGTCCTCACCGCCGCCGGCGCCCCCGCCGGCACGATCCGCGCCGCGCGTGAGGCCTACCAGCTGACGCTCACCGGTCACCGCTACGACGAGCGGACCTTCGGCGAGCTGGCGGCCCGGGCCGAAGACCTCGCCGCGCGAAGTCCCGAAGATGCCGTCGCACTCCTGGTCGAGGCGCTGGCGCTGTGGCGCGGTGCGCCGCTGGCCGGGCTGGAGGGCGCCGGCCTGCGCGACGCGGTCACGGCGCTGAACGCCCGTCGCCTCGCGGTTGTCGAGCGGCGGTGGGAACTGGAGCTCCAGCTGGGTAGGCACGAACCCGCGGCCGAGGAGTTGTCCAGCCTGCTCGCGGCTCATCCGTTCCGCGAGCGGATCGCGATCCTGCTGATGGCCGCACTGGCCGGGCAGGGGCGTCGAGCCGAGGCGCTGACCGTCTACCAGCAGGTTCGCCGGACATTCGCCGAGGAACTGGGTGTCGACCCGGGCCCAGAGCTCCAGGCCGCGCACGGGGCGCTGCTGCGCGGCGACCGGGCCGCGTCGGCCGAGGCTCCCGAGGCCAGCCGGAGACACTCGCCTCCGGCTCACCTACCCGCTGATGTTGCCGGGTTCACCGGCCGGGAGGCCGAGCTGGCGCGGTTGGACACATTGGTGGGTTCGATCGAGGCGCGGGCCTCCGACGGCCGGGACGCGACGGCGACGCTCGTCTGCGCGATCTCGGGGACCGCCGGCGTGGGCAAGACCGCCCTCGCCGTCCACTGGAGCCACCGCGTCCGAGACCGGTTCCCTGACGGTCAGTTATACCTTGACCTGCGCGGGTTCGACCCGTCCGGTGCGCCGGTCACGGTGGCCGAGGCGGTGCGCAGTCTGCTCGCCGCCCTGGGCATCCCGGCGCAGAGCATCCCGACCGGTTCAGCCGCACAGAGCCTCCTCCTGCGCACCGAGCTGGCCGACCGACGGGTCCTGATCCTACTGGACAACGCACACGACACCGAGCAGGTCCGCCCGCTGCTTCCCGGCGCCGCCGGCTGCCTGGTCGTGGTGACCAGCCGCAACCGGCTCACCGGACTCGTCGCCAGCAACGCCGCCCTGGCCGTGCACCTGGATGTGCTCACTGACGCCGAGTCGCGGAGCCTGCTGGCCCACCGACTTGGCGCTGCCCGGGTGGCCCGCGAGCCGCAGATCGTCACCGAACTGATCCACGCGGCCGCACGGCTCCCCCTCGCCCTCGTCATCATGGCCGCGCGGGCCACGGAGCGCGCCCGCTATCCGCTCGCGCAGCTGCGCAGCGAGCTTGCTGACGCCGGAGACCGGCTCGACACGCTCACGGGCGGTGACCCCCTTACCGACGTGCGTGCCGTGTTCTCCTGGTCCTACCGGGCAATGACGCCGGCGGCGGCGCGGATGTTCCGGAGCCTGGGCACGATTCCCGGTCCCGACATCGGGGTGGCCGCCGCGGCCAGCCTGGTCGGTGTTCCGCCACGGCAGGCGCGCGCCCTCATCGACGAACTCGTCGACGCGCACCTGCTCTCCGAGCACGGGCCATACCGCTACGCTCCGCACGATCTGCTCCGCGCCTACGCAGCCGAGCTGTCCACCGCCCACGACGATCCCGCCGAACGGCACCTACAGCTACGCCGGCTCCTCGACCATTACCTGCACAGCGCCCACGCGGCTCTGCACCTGCTGTTCGAGCGCATTGAGCCGCTCGCCCTCCCGGAGCCGACGGCCGGCACGACCCCCGGCCGGCCGGCCGATCCGGCGGCCGCGCTGGCCTGGTTCACCGCGGAACGCCCGGCCCTGCTCGCCGCCGTCCGCCACGCGCACACGGTCGGTCTCGACACGCACGTGTGGCACCTGGCCCGGACAATGGACGACTTCCTCGACCTGCGCGGCCACTGGGACGACTGGCTCACCGTCCAGAGCCTCGCCCTCGACAGCGCCCGACGCCTCGCCGACCCGCACATGCAGGCCTACTCCGAACGCCGGCTGGGCCGCTGCAACGCCCAGATCAACCAGTTCGACGAGGCCGAAGACCATTACCGCGAGGCCCTCCGGTTGTACGTTCGCCTCGGCGACCAGACCGGCCAGGCGAGCACCCACTTCAGCCGGTCCTGGATGCGCTCGACGCAGGGCCGCAAGCGCGACGCCCTCGACGAGATCGCCGGGGCCCTGGACCTCTACCGCGCCGCCGGTCACCAACTCGGCGAGGCCCGTGCCCTCAACGCACTCGCGTGGGCCCTCGCCCAGCTCGGCGACCTCCAGCAGGCCCTCGTCCACGGCGCGCAGGCCCTGACCCTCAACCAGAAGCTGGGCGACGCCTACGGCGAGGCGGCGATCTGGGACACCCTCGGCTACACCCATCACCACCTGGGTGATCATCGCGAGGCACTCGCCTGCTACCGACAGGGGCTCGACCTGTTCCGACACGCGGGCGACCGCTACAACGAGGCCGACGTCCTGACCCACCGCGGCGGCACCCATCTGGCCGCCGGCGACATCGACGCCGCACGCGCCGACTGGCAGGCCGCCCTGGAGATCCTCACCGCACTCGGCCATCCACACGCTGCGGAGCTACGGGTCAGGCTCGCAGACGTCGACGCCGGCTAG